A segment of the Candidatus Izimaplasma bacterium HR1 genome:
ATTATATAGTAAAAATATAGAGAAGTAGAGGTGTTTTTATGGTGAATTCTGATGTTATTAGAGGACATTTAGAAAGTGTTATTTTAAAACTTATCATTGAACAAGATAGATATGGTTACGAAATAGCAAGCTGTATTAAAAAAAGAACTGATAACAAATTTATCATAAAAGAAGCGACACTCTACAGTATTGTAAGTCGTCTAGAGAAAAAAGAATTAATTGAGTCTTACGTTGGGGAAAAAACACATGGGAAAAAACGCAGGTATTATAAGATTACCTCACTAGGAAGGGCATATTACTATGAGAAAAAACAGGAATGGCTCGAACTAAAAGAAATCTTAAATACACTATTGGAGGCTTAAACCATGAACAGAATTGAAAACTTTGTAAGAAATACATTTAAAGATATCCCCAAGCAAAATAGAGACGAAATCATTGATGGTGTAATCGAGCAACTATTAGAAAAAGTAGAAGACTTAATCGACTCAGGAATAACTGAAAACGTAGCTATAGATCAAACGTTAATAGAATTTGGTAGTCTGGAAGACTATTTCCTAAAAGAGCAAAAAAAAGAAAAAAAGGCTAAACGATTAAAAACGATTAAACATTACAGAAATGATTTAATGTTTAGTAGTGTATCAGCAACTATTATTATTGGTGCATTAATTTTTATTAATTTAATGTATGCACCAGATGTAATCTGGTTCGTAATACCAGCATTAGCCGTTTTATTTTGGCCATTAGCTGTTCTATATAACCTTTTAAATAAGAGAGAAAGTAGGCGAGATAGTGATGAGTAAAAAAGCTGTAATTGCAACTTCAACAGGATGTTTAGACTACTTAGACTTAAATGAAGAGAATTTAAGAATATTAAGAATGAAAATTATCATGGGGGACGACACATACAATGACTTTATAGATATAACTGCAGATGCATTCTATAAAAGATTACTTGAGGATGACAAATTAGTCCCACAATCTTCAATGCCTTCACCAGGTGAATTATTAGAACTAATTGATGAACTAGAAGAAAAAGGTTATGATGAAGTATTCGTAACTACCATAGGTTCAGGTATGAGTTCGACTTATGATGTTTGCCTTGGAGTACAATCTACTTACGACGGAAAAGTTAAAATTCACGTAATTGATTCAAGAAACGCTGCTATCAGTGAAGGTTGGATTGCTTTAGAAATCTTAAGACTAATTAAAGAAGATAAATCAACAGAAGAAATTATTGAGTACATTGAATTTATAAGAACTAATCGTAAGCAATATTTTATGGTTGATAATTTAAGACTTTTCGTTGCTAATGGACGCCTTACTGGCGCTGCTGGTTTTATCGGAAGTATGTTGAAAATTAAGCCGATTCTAGAAGTTGATGATACAGGACATATTGTCCCGTTTAAAAAAATAAGAACTCAAAAGAAAGCTCTTAAAGAAATGGTTGATTTAGTTATTTCCGATCTAGCAAATATAGATGATTTCGTTGTAACATACGATACATCAGACAATTTAGAAGGACTACAATATATTAAAGACGAAATGGAAAAAGCTTACCCAGGTTATAAATACTATGAAGCACCAATTACTCCTGTAATTGGCTGTCATACTGGTGTAGGTACAGTAGGGATTGCCTATTTCGATCTAACAAAAAAATAATATAAAAAAAACCCGCTAAAATTAGCGGGTTTTAAATTGCTTTTTTTACGATTGCTAGTGATCTATTTGCAATCATACCAGTTAGAACTCCTGTGGCTACACTAAGAACTAAAATATATGGTAAGTAGTAAATTAATTCTGTTCTTTCAATAAGGAATATTGCCATTGCTATTTGTCCGACACTATGCCCGAATGCACCCATAATACTTACTCCAATCATGCTGAATACTCGAAATTGCTTAAAAGTAAACATGAGAAGATATGCACTGAGTCCACCAGATAATGAAAGGTAGAAAGTTACGCTAAAGATTGTACCTCTAAGTATTCCAACTAGAAGGATTCTTAAGATTAATACTAAAAATGCGTCTTTCTCTCCATATAAGTACATAATAATTAGTGTTACAACATTTGCAAGCCCTATTTTTACACCAGGAATGAAGACAGGTATAAAAGACTCTACTATTGATAATACAATACTGACAGATAACATAATTGCTAGTAATGTAAGTCTTTTTGTTCGCATAAAATCACCTAAGCTATTGTATCATTTAAATTTTATTATGGCAAGGGTATTCTAACTAGTTTTAGAGCATATCTCATGTTATCTAATATGAGTAGTAAACGCTAAATAAGCGCATTATATATCCTACACTCTAATAAATACCGATTTCTATAGTTCTAGAATCTTCCTACAATAACATCTGATTCATCAAGAATTCCAGCAGCAACTAATGCTCTTTGGAATGAAGTGCTTTCTCTTGACATTCTTACAGTTGCACCAGAAATTGTATCAAATGAATCTTGAGCAGTTTTTGTTGAACCAGCAACTAAATCTATACCAAAGTAATTGTCTTCGTTAATAGAATCTCCCCATTTAGTTACAGACCAATCAACTAATGAAGTTACTGAAGTAACATCTTTACCGATTAGGAATGCTTCTATTGCTTGATAATTACCTTCCCATCCACCGATTGAATGTCTACCATAATCTAAAGCGAATACATCAGGAACTGTGGTTGTAAAAGTAACTCCAGTTGCTTCTAGTAATTCTTGCATAGTTGAATCTGCAGTGATTCCTTCAAATACTCCATAATCACTCATTACATGATTGTACCCTGCAATACTAAACATATTTTTACCATCTAGTTGGCTCCATGAACTTGGTTTTAAAACACCTGAACCAGAAGTTCTAACTGTTGGAATAAATCCACCAGCATCACCATTAACAGTAACAGCACTTAGTAAAGTTGAATAATTATAACCAACAGGTAAAGATATTTCAAATTGGTATCTTGTTGTAGGATCTACAAATAAGAACACAGCTGATCCATCAGCGTATACTTCGACAGCATATAATGACATAAAGTCATGAGTATCAATTGTAAACATAGAAGTTCCTTTTGCATAACTAGAACCAGGTGTAGCTGCTATAGGTTCGATAGTTGCATCAACAGATATACGTGATGTACCGTCTTGACGAGTATACCATGAACCGTCTTTTAGTTTCCAAAATAATACAGATGCATCAGTAACAATACCGTCAGCGTCTAATGTAATTGTTGTTTCAACTTTTTGTGTTGCATCTTCTAATAAAGTTCCAGATGCTTCACCTTTCCAAGAATAACCTACGTAAGTACCAGATAAATCATCTTGTTCATTAGCTAAATTTTGATTAGCAGTTGCTAAATCATCTTGTAAATCAGCTACTGTTGAAGTAAGTTCAGTAATTTGCTCATCTAAATCTGTAGTATCAGGTTGACAAGCGCTTAAAGTTAATGAAATTAATGCAACAGTTAAAAATAATAATGTTTTCTTCATTGTAATTCCTCCATTGAGTTTTTATTTTGTTGTTTCGAAGATATTTTACCATAGTTTGAAAATGAAACAATTAAAGTAATAACTTTTACAAATAATGGTCGATAAGGATGAAATATTATAAACAACGCTATTTAGCTCTTTTTATAAAGTATTACAAATAACTCTCGACCATATTCTGCTTTTGGTCAAAGTGGTTCGTCTATTATACGTTCAAATAATATAGAAAAAAAGACAATACTTTATCACAAGTGGGTAACTCCCGTATGTGTAGTAATGTCTTTTTGTTTTTATTTAATTACTCTATTATGTCACCTAAGTATAACTCTTCAAAGTTGGCACTATAATGAATAGTACCATCAAGACCATACCAAATAGCTTCTAGGTCGTTAGTGTTATTTACAAATTCAATACCATCTTCAATACTCATGGTAAAGATTGCTGTACTGTATAAATCGGCTAGTCCAGCATCACCATTAACAACTATACTAACAGATCTGCTATATCTTTCAGGCATTAACGTATTAGGATTAATGATGTGATGGTAAAGTTCACCATCAACTGTAAAGTATTGTTGGTAATCACCACTAGTAACAAGTTGATCTCCATCACCTAGTAATATTGTTGCGTAACCAGGGTACTTTTGTCCGGAAGGGTCTGTTGCTGCTAAGATGAATTTACCATGATCTCTGATTGGATGAGTTCCACCAATTGAGATATTAGAGTTTCCGTTATTAAGTAAATATGCACTTAGATTTAATGAATCTAAATACCCTACTAAAATATTCGAAATATATCCTTTTGACATTCCACCTAAATCAATACTCATATTCTCTTCCATTGTAATTGTATAATTCTCATCATCTAAAACTATTTTACTTGAATCAGTATATTGATTCATTTCATTTAATAATGACATAGCTGGAATTTCCAAAGCTGCATTTGAGAATGGATCAGCTAATTCACGATAATCATGCCATACTTGTAAGACGGGTCCGAGTGCTAAGTTAAATAGGTTATTCACTTCATCTTGATGATCAAGTGTAAACTGGATCATATCAAATAGTCTTTCATCGATAGTATGAGTTTGGGTTGGGTTATCATTAATAGTTTTTACGTTAATAAACCCATCATATAATTCATATTTATCACTTAGGTTATGATAATCACTTATGATGTTTTCGACATTTTCGAAAATAGTTTTTGATTGATTATTGTATTCATCACCTTCGTAAAAAATGCTTAGTTTGATATATGTATGTAAATACTGAGAGTAATTAACAGTACACTGTGTTGTACCAGTATCATTAATAACTAAACAACCATCTTCACGGTACATAATCTTTCTTTGTAAGATTTTTGTTTGGCCATTATAGTCAAGAGAATAGGTTACTAAATAATCAGCTGCAACTTCAGTATCTATTGTGTGTGTTATAGTTACATATTCACTTAAATCTGTATTACCTTCTAAAGCGACGAATCCTGATTCTTCATACTCTTCATTCAATGTGTAGTTAACTTGAGTTTCGCCTTGAAGAGTAAAAGTTATATCACCATTATTACAAGCACTGAGTACTAAAGTAATAAGTAATGTTAAAATTAATGTTATTATTTTTTTCATGTCATTCATCCTTTCAAGAGAGATTATAACAATTTTATATATCTCTGTAAATAAAAAAACTGGTTTCCCAGTTTTTATTTTTAATAATTTGCTTCGTGATATCTTAATAACTCAATCATAACTCTTAAGAAGTTATTAGTACTTACTGTACTTGCTGAGAAATCATCAACGTCCCAACCATTAGTTTCAGTAAAATCAACAGCTCCTGCATTTGTCATACCATGTAATGTACCATTAGTAGCGACAACCATACCGTCTAAATCTGCCAAAGTTTTTTCTAAGAACCATGGGAAGTATCCTTCTTCAAGATCTTCTAAAGTAATTCCACCTTGTTCAGCAGCTCCACTTGAGTCTCCCCAAGCTCCAGCTAAGTAATGACCTTCGTCACCTTTTGAGTTAAAATCATAGTGCCAAGAAATTAATCTAATATCATTGGTACCTTTATTAATTTGTACATATACTGTATTCCAGAAGTTAACGTCACCATCACGACAAGTACATGATAAGTATGTTAATTGATAAATTACATAATCAGCTAACTTATTATATTCCATTAAAACGTATGCGTTCATATCAACTTCGTGACCTTCACCATTTAGATGAACGAAAGGAACTGCTTCCCCTTGTCCATTTGAGTAACCATCAGATTCTCCTGCACCAACTTCACCTAAACACTCAGGTCCAACACAAATGTCCTCACAAGCACTTAAACTTACTACAACTAAGACTGCAGCAATCAATAAAACTATTCTTTTCATTTAATATTCATCCTCTCAAATTATTATCGACTTAAAATCTCTTTCTTATTATATAAAATATTAATTTATAAAGCAATACAAATTTGCATAATAATTAATCTATATATTCAAGTTCTAATAGCGCTACAAGACTCTCTAAACTATTCCATTCAGAACCAAGTAGAAGATATAAAAGCGTGTCGTGATCATAGATGTCCTCATAAACTTCATTAAAGTTGTATATTTCATCAGTAAGAAAGTTCTCAACAATGGTCAATGTAGAATCCATGTTCATTTCAACATCATATCTTACTGAAATATTCTCGTCATTCAAAATATCAAATCTAATATAGGTAATATTATTTGCCACATCGAAGTCACCATACATAACATATGTTAAATCATTAGTCTCATCAATATAAGTATCATAGAAGGTATTACCAATATTGTAGTGTCCAGAACCTCCAATAACGTGTTCTCCTAAATACTCATAGTAACCACCAATTACAAATACTCTTTCGTAACCCAAGTAGTTTAATACGTCTTTTAAATAACCACTTCTAATACAACCATCAGCATATAAGAAGATTGCTTTTTCAGGTTCGAAAAGTCTTAATAAGATTCGCTCATCTAAAATTTGGTCAGGGTCAAATTCATATGTACGATCGCGATTAAAAGCACGGAAGTCTAAATAATCAAAGAAAGGTATAACATCAAAGCCTTCAATGATTCCGTATTTAAATGAAGATTCAAAGTTTCTTAGATCGATGTATTGAACATCATCTCTAAAAAGGTATAAATCTAGATTTTCCATAGAAATTTCACTTTCTGCAGTTATAACTAATGGTTCCTCAGTTTGCTCACAAGAACCTAAGGTAATAGCTAGCAATGATAATGCCAAAATTATTAATATGTTTCTCATAAAAACGCCTCCTAATACTGCCGTTTTTTATTATAACAAATTATACAGAATTGTATATAATATTATATCAAAAGATTTCTAAATAATATAATAAAATTATATTCACTTTTGAAATGCCTTTTGTTATAATTAAATAGGTTATATTTTTTTATTACGCGAAAAGAGGTGAACGCAATGACAAGTAAGTCTCAAGAAGTAAATGTTTTGTTCGAAAAATGGATTCTCGATGCTGATACAAAACTAGATAGAGAAGAACTATTTAGTAATGTTAAATCATACTTAGAATCAACGCATCCGGAAATATGTGGGAAATGTATACCATGTCGCGATGGTGTCGTTAAGTTAGAATCATTATTTGAACAATATATTCAAGGTGAGGCGACCTTGAAAACTTTAAAAGAAATAGAGCGAATCGTATATAATTTACGAGCAAGCCGATGCAGTGTAGGGTTGGACATTGGTAAAAACATGGAAGTTGTTCTAGAAAACAGCTACAACATTTTATACAACCCGGTTAAGAAATATTAAGGAGGAGCAAAATGGCTAAAGTTACTATCAATGGTGAAATTGTCAAAGTCAAAAGTGGTACAACCATCCTTAAAGCTGCTGAAAGCATCGGTATAGAAATTCCAAGATTATGTTTTTTAGAAGAAATAAATGAAATTGGATTTTGCCGTATTTGTGTTGTTGAAGTAGAAGGTGAACAAGACTTAGTATCTTCTTGTAACACAGAAATTAAAAACGGAATGGTTATTGCTACAGACTCTGAAAAAGTCATCAATTCAAGAAGAGCTACATTACAGCTTTTAGCATCTCGACATCGCTTCGATTGTTGGAGATGTCCAAAAGATGGACAATGTGAGTTCTACGACTTATTAAAAGAGTTCGATGTTACATTTGAAGAATTTGGACCAGGAATAGGAAGAAATCCTGAACAGATATATGGAAGTGGAATATCACAAGATCAATCAAAATGTGTTTTATGTAAACGATGTGTTGCTGTTTGTACAAACGTAGTTACAGCAAAAGTATTAAAATTTAGAGACGAAGATGGAATTAATCCTATCGTAAGTCCAACTCCAGGATTAGCATTTGATGAAGCAGGTTGTACTTTCTGTGGCCAATGTGTTAAAGCATGCCCAACAGGTACGTTATTTGAAACTGATCATACAAAAGAAGTTGAAGCATTACTACGCGATAAAGACACTAAAGTTATTGCTCAAATCAATACTCTAGCTAATAGCGCATTAGCAGAAGAATTTGGTTATGACTTAGATACTGATGTTGATGAAACGTTCGGTAAAACAATTAGTGCTTTAGAACTAGTAGGATTCAATCAGGTAACAACTTTAGACTTTGGAACAGATATGCAAAGTTATGCAACAGCAAAAGAAGTTATTACTAGATTAGAAAACAGTAAAAACTTCCCAGTAATCACTTCAACTTGTCCTGCAACTAATCGTTACCTAGAGTTATACAAACCAGAACTATTAGATAATTTATCAACAGTTAAATCACCACATACATTACAAGCTGCTTTACTAAAAGAAAAATTAGTAAAAGACAATGTAAAAGTTGTGACAATCGATACTTGTACTTCTAAGAAAAACGAAATTACAAGAGATGAACTTAATAACGAAGTTGATTATGTTCTAACTGTTCGTGAATTAGCTAAACTATTAAAACGCAAAAACATTAATTACAAAAAACTAGAAAACAAAGAATATAAAAACGAATTAACTGGTGAAAAAACTCCACTTGTAAAACATGGAGCATTAATTTCTACCCTAAACGCAGTATCAGAATTATTAGACTCTAAACCACTTGAAGGAATTAACTTCAAAGTAGTAAGAGGCGAAAAATTCAATGAAGCAGTTGGAATGATCAAAGAAGCTCAAGTAGTTATCGCAGGAAACAAATTAAATGTTGCTATCTGTCATGGTGGTGCAGCATTCAAAGAAATGTTTGCTAAAATAGCTTCTAAGAAACAATATCACTTAGTTGAAATGATGACTTGTCCAGGTGGATGTATCAATGGTGGCGGAATGCCATTCAATTCATTACCAATTGAAGAAGTAATCAAACTAAGAGCTAAAGCATTACACCAAAACGACGAACTAGAACTATCAAATCCTACTCACAATAAGTTAGTTACTGAAACTTATAGTGAAGAACTAAAAGACTTAATCCACACTACCTACTCACAAAAAGAGTTCACGAAAGAATAGAAGGTGTTTTTATGATAACGGAAAATAAACAATTTCTAGATCCTAGAAAAGTATATATCCCATTAACTGATAGAACTTCTAAAATTGCCAACGTTCTAGTTGAGCAATCTGAAGAAGTTAAAGTCGGACAAGTAATTGCCGATAAGTATAATGGAAAATTCAAAACACCAGTTATTTCAACAGTAAGTGGAACTGTTGAAGGATTTATAGAATTAGAAGATCGTTTCGGTAAAAAAATTGATCATGTCATTATTGAAAATGACTACAACTATTCAACTGTAAAATATAAAGATTTAACTTTAGATGCTAGTCCATCTGAAATTAAAAACCGTTTAGAAGAAATGAGTGTTAATCAAATCAGTGTTGATGGTTTATACACTGATGTTGATTTCAACAAACCAGTTAACTACATCGTAATAAACGCTACATATACAAATGAACCATTTATCTCAACTGATTATGAGTACATCAAGAAAAGCGCAGAAGAAATCGCTCTTGGTATTAAATTATTAGGACGAGCTGCTCATACCGAAAACTTGTACTTAATCGTTGATAAATTTATGGATGAAGAAACATTATATAATTTAGGAAAAGCAACAGTCGATAAAGGAATTGAGATTATTACAATCAATTCTAAAAAAATGCAAGGCGATGATTATAAACTAATCAGAAAACTTATTAAGAAACCTCTTACTAATAACTTATTAGATGACGGTGTTATATATACTACAGTTTGTGCTGCTAAAGCAACATACGACGCAGTAGTAAATAGCTTGCCTTTCACTAAACGCCAAATTGCTGTAACCGGAGATGCATTTAAAGCAAATGCATTATATGAAGTTAGATTAGGAACGTTATTCACTGATATCGTAGAAGATTTACAAAACTACCAAATCACAGATAGCTTAAACTTACACATTGGTTCATTCTTAACGGGATACCAATTAGAGACAGATGAATTTAGTATTACATCAAGCGTTGACAGTGTTAACGTTGGTGTTATTAGAGAAGATGAAGAAGAAGTGTGTATCAAATGTGGTGACTGTAACGACGTATGTCCAGCAGGAATCTTACCACAAAACATCATGGATGCTGAGTTAAGAAATGTTAATGCACGTATCGTTGATTTAAATACAAGTGAATGTATTGAGTGTGGACTTTGTACTTACGTATGTCCTTCAAAAATAAACGTACTAGAATGGGTACGACGTGCTAAACGTCGTGTCGGATAGGAGATATACATATGGAATTTACTACGAAAAAACCTCCTATTAAAACAAATCAAGAACGTTCATACAAAAAACTCTTAACACTTCACATCTCACTTATCATCGTTTCTCTAGGAGCAATCTTTACCAGAGCATTTATACCTCTACTTGAGGAAGGTGCACAATGGGCGCCAGATGAATTATTCAAATCTTTCCTAATGTTAGCTGTCGGAGTTGGAGTAAGTGTCTTACTTGAACTGCTTTATGCATTAACAGAAGGTAAAGCCCAAGAATTTACAAAATATAAAAGACTTGTTGATCCAATCAACACAGGATTATTAATCGCATTATTATTACCTACAGTTACACCTATTTACGTATTAGTATTAGCAGTTGTAGTTGGTGTTTACGCTGGTAAAATCGTCTTTGGTGGATATGGATATTACATCTTTAATCCAGTATTAGTCGGTGTCTTATTTGCGAATATCTCATTTGCTAGCCAAATGATCGTTGAAGGAACTCCGTTATTAATGTTGAAAGATGCATTAGCTGGTGGAGCTTCAAACTTCAATTTAGCTAATTTATTAGTTGGTAACTACGAAGCAGTAGCTATCGGTAGTACAGCTGCCGTTCTACTAATCATTTTATTCATCTACTTATTAATCAACAAAGTTGTTGATTTAAGAAGTAGTGGAGTATTCGTATTATCAGTTATCTTAATTAGTTTAGGAATTGGTTTTGTTAACTTTGATTTAAACGGTATGTTAGTTTATACATTAGTTAACTTGTTAACAGGATTAACCCTCTTCGGGGCTGTCTTCTTAATAAGTGAAACAATATCTAGTCCAACTTCTAGGGAAACTAAAATCATTTATGCAGTAGTAATTGCGATTCTTACAATGGCTGTTCGTGTACTTGGTACAAACCCAGAAGGTATTGTATTTGCCGTATTATTCGGTAATATGATTACACCATTCCTAAATAGAACAGTTAAACGTTCTAACAAATCAACATTTATTAAAACAGTGGTTATTTCACTCTTTGTTGTAATTTTAACTGGACTTGTTTTAGGATTTATCCTTCAAGGTCGATTTATTGAACTATTTAATGCGACAGCATTGATGGGAGGGTTATTCTAATGTTTAAAGGATTGAAAATCGTATTTATGCTTTCATTAGTAGTAATCTTAAGTAGTGTTGCTGTTTACTTTGTAGAAGACCTAACTACCCCGATTATAGATGAAAGACAAAGATTAGAAATACAAGCTGCAGTCGAAGAAGTATTCCCTGCTATTACAGGTACTACCTGGGATGTAATAGATTCAGAATTTGATTTCTCTGGTTCACCAATCACTGGTGCGAAAGAGATTAAGAATGGAGACATCTTAGTTGGTATAGTCTATACTGTAGTATTTAGAGGATTTAGTTCTGATATTACATATGTTGTTGGTTTAGACAACCAAGGAACAATCACAGGATACAAAACAATATCACAAAATGATACAGCAGGTTATGGTGCACAAATTGCAGATTCTGCAAACTGGACACAATTCCCTGGATTACTATTAGAAGCTGTTGGTAATGGTGGATTTGATGGTTTAACCGGTGCTTCAGTAACAACAAGTGCTTGGAAACAATCATTTGCTGATGTTCAAGCTTTTCATGCTTCAGCTGGAGTATTCCCAGAATTATCACAAGCAGATAAAGACAAAATATTTACAAATGGTGTACTTGGAGATTCATTCGTAGTCGAAGAGATGGTAGTTACAGGATTCAAATCTTTAGAAGATTTTGAAATCGACAGAGCTTATACAGCAACTGACGGTACTACTGAATACGCTGTTTACTTTGAAGTATATGAATCATATAAACCAGACGCAGAAGTATTCTTAGTTGTTGATTTAGCTGATAATACAGTATTCAACTTCCAAGCAACTAAAAATAGCGATACCGCTGATTGGGGTGGAGTAATTTTAGATTCTGCAAGATGGGCACAATTAGAAGGTGAAAATCAAGACTTCTTATTCGAAGGTGCATTTGATGATTTAGGTGGAGCTACAACTTCATATAGTACTTGGCAAGATGCAATGCAACGAATCTCAATTTTCCATCAAGGAGAATACATGGGAATCATTCGTTATACAACATTAGAATTACTAGATATCTACCAAGAACAATTATCAGTAGAGTTTACAGATAATACAGTAATTGAAGATGTAAAAGAACAAAAAGTAGCAAACTTAAATATCTCAAACATTTATGATGTTAAAGATGACTTAGGAAATATCTTAGGAACTGTTTACTACGTTAATACTTTAGGAGCCTACAATAACGGTCCAACATTTATTCAATTCTTAGTCGGAGTTGATCCTGATGGTAACTATACAGGTTTAAGAGTTCTAGAAACTACAGATTTAGTGTTGTTAGATTCTGAATTGTTAATTACTGATCCAACAGTATTTGATGGAACTGATTATTTCGCAGATGAAATCGTAGGTTTAACAGTAACTGAAGATATAACTTTAGATGTAATAGTAGGATATGAAACACAAATCGCTAGTATCGAAGCTACTTTAAATCAAGTAGGAACATACCACGATGAGAAATATCCTTTACGTGATGACGTTGTAATAGCTGATGCTAATTTACTTCCAGCATTCCCTGATGCAGTTTCATTCACAACTATCTACAGTGATTATACTTATAAAAACGGAATTGTTAATGTATATGAAGCATATGATGCAGAAGCAGCATTACTTGGATATGTATATGCCGGAAAATATGTTGGAAACAATTCAGACATACTATATACAATTGGTGTTGATTTAACAGGAACAACTGTAAAAATTAATGTTTACTCAGGAGACGAAACTTGGATTAATGCTGGATTTGGTTTCTATGATGGTAGCGAAGGTGATGACTTTAGAACAAGTGATTGGCTTCTAAACTTTGAAGGCTTAGATGATGGAACATTTGTTGCTAATTACACACCAGCTACAGATCCGACATTTGGTACTTCAACAGACATTGATGCAGTTTCAGGTGTATCAACAACAACAGGTGGAGACGATACTCACTTCGGTTTAATCGATAGTGTATATCAAATTCTTAAATTCCACACAGACAATTCAGTAGGAGGTGCTTCTTAATGGCTAGAAAACCAAAATCATTAAAAGAAGTGTTCACAGCTGGATTCTTCAAGCAAAATCCAACATTTGTCCAATTCCTTGGAATGTGTCCAACACTTGCTGTAACAGGTAGTGTTGAGAATGCACTTGGAATGGGTGCGGGTGTTATATTCGTATTAGTATTATCAAACTTAATAATTTCATTAATTAGAGACTTTGTACCAAATGAAGTACGTATTCCGATTTATATCGTAGTAATCGCTTCATTAGTTACAGTATTAGAAATGTTAATGAATGCATTTGTACCAGATTTAGCAGCATCACTAGGAACATTCTTAAGTTTAATCGTAGTTAACTGTTTAATTTTAGGACGTGCAGAAGCATTTGCTTCTAAAAATGGTCCAGTTAAATCAATGGCTGATGGACTTGGAATGGCTTTAGGATTTACAGGAGGTATCGTATTAATTGCGTTCTTCCGTGAATTACTAGGTTCAGGTTCTATTACAATTTGGGGAGACTTAGCATTACAATTAATCCCTGAAACGTATCAAATTTCAATTTTAGTAGCTCCAGCTGGTGCATTCTTGGTATTCGGAATCTTAGTAGCACAAGTTAATAAGA
Coding sequences within it:
- the rnfC_1 gene encoding Electron transport complex protein RnfC is translated as MITENKQFLDPRKVYIPLTDRTSKIANVLVEQSEEVKVGQVIADKYNGKFKTPVISTVSGTVEGFIELEDRFGKKIDHVIIENDYNYSTVKYKDLTLDASPSEIKNRLEEMSVNQISVDGLYTDVDFNKPVNYIVINATYTNEPFISTDYEYIKKSAEEIALGIKLLGRAAHTENLYLIVDKFMDEETLYNLGKATVDKGIEIITINSKKMQGDDYKLIRKLIKKPLTNNLLDDGVIYTTVCAAKATYDAVVNSLPFTKRQIAVTGDAFKANALYEVRLGTLFTDIVEDLQNYQITDSLNLHIGSFLTGYQLETDEFSITSSVDSVNVGVIREDEEEVCIKCGDCNDVCPAGILPQNIMDAELRNVNARIVDLNTSECIECGLCTYVCPSKINVLEWVRRAKRRVG
- the rnfD_1 gene encoding Electron transport complex protein RnfD: MEFTTKKPPIKTNQERSYKKLLTLHISLIIVSLGAIFTRAFIPLLEEGAQWAPDELFKSFLMLAVGVGVSVLLELLYALTEGKAQEFTKYKRLVDPINTGLLIALLLPTVTPIYVLVLAVVVGVYAGKIVFGGYGYYIFNPVLVGVLFANISFASQMIVEGTPLLMLKDALAGGASNFNLANLLVGNYEAVAIGSTAAVLLIILFIYLLINKVVDLRSSGVFVLSVILISLGIGFVNFDLNGMLVYTLVNLLTGLTLFGAVFLISETISSPTSRETKIIYAVVIAILTMAVRVLGTNPEGIVFAVLFGNMITPFLNRTVKRSNKSTFIKTVVISLFVVILTGLVLGFILQGRFIELFNATALMGGLF
- the rnfG_1 gene encoding Electron transport complex subunit RnfG, whose protein sequence is MFKGLKIVFMLSLVVILSSVAVYFVEDLTTPIIDERQRLEIQAAVEEVFPAITGTTWDVIDSEFDFSGSPITGAKEIKNGDILVGIVYTVVFRGFSSDITYVVGLDNQGTITGYKTISQNDTAGYGAQIADSANWTQFPGLLLEAVGNGGFDGLTGASVTTSAWKQSFADVQAFHASAGVFPELSQADKDKIFTNGVLGDSFVVEEMVVTGFKSLEDFEIDRAYTATDGTTEYAVYFEVYESYKPDAEVFLVVDLADNTVFNFQATKNSDTADWGGVILDSARWAQLEGENQDFLFEGAFDDLGGATTSYSTWQDAMQRISIFHQGEYMGIIRYTTLELLDIYQEQLSVEFTDNTVIEDVKEQKVANLNISNIYDVKDDLGNILGTVYYVNTLGAYNNGPTFIQFLVGVDPDGNYTGLRVLETTDLVLLDSELLITDPTVFDGTDYFADEIVGLTVTEDITLDVIVGYETQIASIEATLNQVGTYHDEKYPLRDDVVIADANLLPAFPDAVSFTTIYSDYTYKNGIVNVYEAYDAEAALLGYVYAGKYVGNNSDILYTIGVDLTGTTVKINVYSGDETWINAGFGFYDGSEGDDFRTSDWLLNFEGLDDGTFVANYTPATDPTFGTSTDIDAVSGVSTTTGGDDTHFGLIDSVYQILKFHTDNSVGGAS
- the rnfE_1 gene encoding Electron transport complex protein RnfE — translated: MARKPKSLKEVFTAGFFKQNPTFVQFLGMCPTLAVTGSVENALGMGAGVIFVLVLSNLIISLIRDFVPNEVRIPIYIVVIASLVTVLEMLMNAFVPDLAASLGTFLSLIVVNCLILGRAEAFASKNGPVKSMADGLGMALGFTGGIVLIAFFRELLGSGSITIWGDLALQLIPETYQISILVAPAGAFLVFGILVAQVNKIRFNKEDKQQQEVA